The proteins below come from a single Blattabacterium cuenoti genomic window:
- the secE gene encoding preprotein translocase subunit SecE produces the protein MIKKNNFFLEIYSEFFHNISWPKWRDLKYLTILVFFFSIFLSIFLYSVDNIFIFLIKKIFSI, from the coding sequence ATGATTAAAAAAAATAATTTTTTCTTAGAGATTTATAGTGAATTTTTTCATAATATTTCTTGGCCTAAATGGAGAGATTTAAAATATTTAACAATACTAGTATTTTTTTTTTCTATATTTTTATCAATATTTTTATATAGTGTAGACAACATTTTTATTTTTTTAATCAAGAAAATTTTTTCTATATGA
- the rplK gene encoding 50S ribosomal protein L11 has protein sequence MGKKIIKKIKIQKIMGGKATPAPPIGPILGSSGVNIMEFCKKFNEETRNSLGKSCPVIISVYEDKSFSFIIKKPPVSLLLLNTIGIEKGSKESNRIKMGKINLDDVLSIAKSKMNDLNCSSIDAAVSMICGTAKSMGIEIDFSKKNVKKNN, from the coding sequence ATGGGAAAAAAAATTATAAAAAAAATTAAAATTCAAAAAATAATGGGTGGAAAAGCTACTCCAGCTCCTCCAATTGGGCCAATATTAGGTAGTTCTGGGGTAAATATAATGGAATTTTGCAAAAAATTTAATGAGGAAACTAGAAATAGTTTAGGAAAATCTTGTCCAGTCATAATAAGTGTATATGAAGATAAATCATTTTCTTTTATTATAAAAAAACCTCCAGTATCTTTATTATTATTAAATACTATTGGAATTGAAAAAGGATCTAAAGAATCTAATCGGATTAAAATGGGGAAAATTAATTTAGATGATGTTTTATCAATAGCTAAAAGTAAAATGAATGATTTAAATTGTTCTTCTATTGATGCTGCAGTATCTATGATTTGTGGAACTGCTAAATCTATGGGAATAGAAATTGATTTTTCAAAGAAAAATGTCAAAAAAAATAACTAA
- the rplL gene encoding 50S ribosomal protein L7/L12 — protein MIEKLAEQLVNLTVKQVNELTNLLKDKYGINPKILAENSNNVNKKEENIESEQKNIFNIILKKSGNSKLSVVKLVKEVTGKGLKDSKDLVDSVPSTIKESVDKKEAEDLKNKFEKIGAEIELK, from the coding sequence ATGATAGAAAAATTAGCAGAACAATTAGTTAATTTAACCGTTAAACAGGTGAATGAATTAACAAATCTTTTAAAAGATAAATATGGTATAAATCCAAAAATTTTAGCAGAAAATTCGAATAATGTAAATAAAAAAGAAGAAAATATTGAAAGTGAACAAAAAAATATTTTTAATATTATTTTAAAAAAATCTGGAAATTCTAAGTTATCTGTTGTGAAACTTGTTAAAGAAGTTACTGGAAAGGGATTAAAAGATTCTAAAGATTTAGTAGATAGTGTACCTAGTACAATCAAAGAATCTGTTGATAAAAAAGAAGCTGAAGATTTAAAAAATAAATTTGAAAAAATCGGTGCTGAAATTGAATTAAAATAA
- the nusG gene encoding transcription termination/antitermination protein NusG — MNNLEKKWYVIKTISGRENKIKLYIENEVKNNGLEKEIGDILVPTEKIIQIKNGKKIYKDKVYYPGYVMIEANLEGEALYAIRNVPGVITFLGEGKGSKSNPVPMRKNEISKILGKIENSLEEFENNIEVPFVIGETIKVIDGPFSGFNGTIEKINEEKRKLELAVLIFGRKTPLELNFTQIEKI; from the coding sequence ATGAATAATTTAGAAAAAAAATGGTATGTGATCAAAACTATTAGTGGAAGAGAAAATAAGATAAAATTATACATTGAAAATGAAGTCAAAAATAATGGATTGGAAAAAGAAATAGGAGATATTTTAGTACCTACTGAAAAAATTATTCAAATAAAAAATGGTAAAAAAATTTATAAAGATAAAGTATATTATCCAGGATATGTAATGATAGAAGCTAATTTGGAAGGTGAGGCATTATATGCAATTAGAAATGTTCCAGGTGTTATTACATTTTTAGGAGAAGGTAAAGGAAGTAAATCTAATCCTGTACCTATGAGAAAAAATGAAATAAGTAAAATTTTAGGAAAAATAGAAAATTCTTTAGAAGAATTTGAAAATAATATAGAAGTTCCTTTTGTAATAGGAGAAACAATAAAAGTTATTGATGGTCCTTTTAGTGGATTTAATGGAACAATTGAAAAAATTAATGAAGAAAAAAGAAAATTAGAATTAGCTGTTTTAATATTTGGTAGAAAAACACCATTAGAATTAAATTTTACGCAAATAGAAAAAATATAG
- the rplJ gene encoding 50S ribosomal protein L10: MKINRKQKNCKELSELTSILSNNESVYLINISNLDSNQISFLRKNFYKNNIRMKVVKNSLLKISIRKNKKLNSFIPFLNGNSSIVFSNKGKIISQIIKKFHNQEKIERPILKAAYFQELFYFGNKGLDLIINFKSKEDLIIDILLILQYPIKEIIFSFSQEFNNIFNILNYISNNHIKKSINK, from the coding sequence ATGAAGATAAATAGAAAACAAAAAAATTGTAAAGAATTATCCGAGTTAACTTCTATATTATCTAATAATGAATCAGTATATTTAATTAATATATCTAATTTAGATTCTAATCAAATTTCTTTTTTAAGAAAAAATTTTTATAAGAATAATATTAGAATGAAAGTAGTGAAAAATTCATTATTAAAAATTTCTATAAGAAAAAATAAAAAATTAAATTCTTTTATTCCATTTTTAAATGGAAATAGTAGTATTGTTTTTTCAAATAAAGGAAAAATAATATCTCAAATTATTAAAAAATTTCATAATCAAGAAAAAATTGAAAGACCTATTTTAAAAGCAGCTTATTTTCAAGAATTATTTTATTTTGGAAATAAAGGTCTAGATTTAATTATTAATTTTAAATCAAAAGAAGATTTAATTATTGATATTTTATTAATTCTTCAATATCCAATTAAGGAAATTATATTTTCATTTTCGCAAGAATTTAATAATATATTTAATATTTTAAATTATATATCAAATAATCATATAAAAAAATCAATTAATAAATAA
- a CDS encoding 50S ribosomal protein L1, with protein sequence MSKKITKNRKKILSNLSNLKEKYPLKKCLSILKKISFTKFDESIDISINLSMSTKNQNQSIKGIVKLPNGNGKKHCILSLVSKDKESISQELGANYIGLNFIEKIKNGWWDDAINFVISMPTVMKELTPISKFLGVKGLMPNPKVGTMSDNPEKCIKDIKSGKLVFKVDRYGVINFPIGKVSFSEKYLYENIIIFVKEVTRLNPSFFKRSKYININSIYLSTTMSCSVQLDLKKLFYEDK encoded by the coding sequence ATGTCAAAAAAAATAACTAAAAATAGAAAGAAAATTCTTAGTAATCTTTCAAATTTAAAAGAAAAATATCCATTGAAAAAATGTTTGTCAATTCTTAAAAAAATAAGTTTTACAAAATTTGATGAATCTATTGATATATCAATTAATTTAAGTATGAGTACTAAGAATCAAAATCAATCAATCAAAGGTATTGTTAAATTACCTAATGGAAATGGAAAAAAACATTGTATACTATCTTTAGTATCAAAAGATAAAGAATCTATATCCCAAGAATTGGGTGCTAATTATATTGGATTAAATTTTATTGAAAAAATAAAAAATGGTTGGTGGGATGATGCTATTAATTTTGTTATTTCAATGCCTACAGTAATGAAAGAATTGACGCCAATTTCTAAATTTTTAGGAGTGAAAGGTTTGATGCCAAATCCTAAAGTTGGAACTATGTCAGATAATCCAGAAAAATGTATAAAAGATATAAAATCAGGAAAATTGGTATTTAAAGTAGATCGTTATGGAGTTATTAATTTTCCGATAGGAAAAGTATCATTTTCTGAAAAATATTTATATGAAAATATAATTATTTTTGTAAAAGAGGTAACTCGTCTTAATCCTTCATTTTTTAAGAGAAGTAAGTATATAAATATAAATAGTATTTATTTGTCTACAACTATGAGTTGTAGTGTTCAGTTAGATTTAAAAAAATTGTTTTATGAAGATAAATAG